From the Deinococcus sonorensis KR-87 genome, the window CGGTGGTCACGATCAGCTGGTATTCCCGCAGCCGGTCAATGGCCTCGCTGCTGGCGCCGTGCAGCATCGCCACCCCAATCAGCACGGTCAGCACCCGGCTGGCCCGCACCTCGCGCACGCCGGAGCGCAGCGTGGAGGCCATCGCCCGCCACTGGCCCTCTCCGGCGTGCGGGTCCGGGGCAAAGCCGCGTTCCGGCATGCACAGCGCCAGGGCGGCGCTCAGGGCCAGCATCAGCAGGCCGCCGGCCAGCACCGGCCACTGCAGGCCCCAGCGCGAGAGCGCCAGCGCCCCCAGCACGCCCAGGATGCCGGCCATCCGGCCATACTGGCTGCCGCTCAGGAACAGGCGGGCGGCCGGGGCCTCGCCCACCTCGTCGGCAAGCCACGCCTGCTCGGCCCCCGACAGGAAGGTGTAGCCGGCGGCGGCGACCAGCTGGGCCAGCAGCAGCGCCCAGAACACGGGCACCGCACCCACCAGCAGCATGGCCACGCCCAGGCACAGGCAACCCAGGATGACGGACAGCCGGCGGCTGAAGCGGTCGGCCACCACGGCGGTCGGGACTTCCAGCAGCAGGACGGCGCCTTCCAGCACGGCACCCACCAGCAGCAGCTGAAGGGGGGTCAGGTGAGCCACCTGAATGAAATACAGGCCCTGCAGGGTAAACGCGAGGGCAAACGCCAGCGATTGAATGGAGGTCAGGGCAAGGTAAGCCCGGACCGGGGTGGTCTGAAACAGCATGTCACTCCTGTGGCTGATGCGAAGAGAGCGGTCAGGCGGCGCGCCGGCAGACGACCGGCGGCCCGCCGGACGGACCTTGGAACAGGGAAGAGGCGCTCAGCGCAGGAGAATTGACATGGTGAATCACCACCGCGAAGGGTGTATTGGAAGTGTAAGCGGCTGCCCTGGAGCCGCCCATCCGCCAGATGGCAGATGCCGGGGCGGCCGCGTCACCGTACGCTGGTCCTGATCGCCCGGAATGCCTGGCGTGCGGCCCTTCCCCCATTCAAGGAGTGCAGTCCAGCGTGCGTCCCACCCTCTGATCAGATCGTTCTGCGTTGACGGCCCCGTCTACCGGGCCGCTTCCTTGACCTGTCGGAGGGTGTGTGAGCTGGATATTGAATGGTGTCGCCAAGGGGTACGGCGACGATGTGGTTTTTGAGGATGTTTCCCTGGAGCTGGCTCCCGGCCAGCGGCTGGCCCTGATCGGCGAGAACGGCAGCGGCAAGAGCACCCTGCTGCGGCTGCTGGCGGGTCTGGACCTGCCGGACGCTGGCACGGTACGCCTGGACAGCCGCCCCGCGCTGCTGACCCAGACCAACGACACGGGCCGTGGGCGCCTGCTGGAGGCCGTGACACCGCCGGACCTGCGCGGGGCTCAGGTGGCCTTCGCCCGGGCCACTGAAGGGCTGGCGACTGGCACTCCAGAAGCGCTGGAGCGCTTTTCGGCGGCCGAGGAACAGTACCGGCAGCTGGGCGGCTACGACTGGGAGGGTCGGGCGGCCAGCGTGCTCAGCGGCCTGGGCCTGGACCCGCAGGCCGACGCGGCCCGGCTGTCCGGCGGGCAGGCCCGGCGGCTGATGCTGGCGCGGCTGCTGCTGGCCCCGGCGGACCTCTACCTGCTGGACGAGCCCACCAACCACCTGGACGCGGCCTCCACTGAATGGCTGGAACACTGGCTGCGCGCGTCCTCTGCGGCCTTCGTGATCGCCAGCCACGACCGGGCCTTTCTGGACGCGGTGGCGGGGCAGGTGGCGGAACTGGAGCGCGGTCAGCTGACGCTCTACCCCGGCACCTACACGGCGGCCATGCAGCTGAAGGCCACCCTGCGGGCGGCCCAGGCCCGCGATCACGCGGCCTACCAGCGGCAACGCTCCGCGCTGGAGGAAGAGGCGAGGCGCCGGCAGAGCAAGGCCCACAGCGCCAACACCTTCAACCCCAAGCGAGCGCGCGACAACGACAAGTTTCTGGCCAACCACAAGGCCCAGGTCACCCAGAACGTGAACGCCAGTCAGGCCCGGGCGCTGGAACGGCGGATGGAGCGGCTCACGGTGATCGAGAAGCCCTTCGACGACCACCGCCGGCTGCGGCTGGACCTGCCGGACGCACTGCCGGGGCCGGCCGAGGTGCTGCGGATCCGGAACCTGATGGTGGAGCGCGGCGGCAGGGCCGTCATCAATGGGCTGAGCCTGGATGTGCGCCGAGGCGAGCGGCTGGCGCTGGTGGGGCCCAACGGCAGCGGCAAGAGCACCCTGCTGGCGGCGGTGCGCGGCGCGCTCCCGTATGGCGGCGAGCTGCAGCTGGGCCAGGGTCTGCAGCTGGCCTGGGCCGGTCAGCACGGGGAGGAGCTGGCGGGCCTGCACACCCTGGCGGACGCGCTGCTGGACGCCAATGTGCAGCTCACGCCGCACCAGCTGTACGAGATCGCCGCCCAGGTGGGGCTGCCGCCCGACCCGACCTTTCCGCTCTCCGGCCTGTCGGGCGGGCAACGCACCCGGCTCACGCTGGCCCGGCTGGGCGTGACCCGCGCCCAGCTGCTGCTGCTGGACGAGCCCACCAACCATCTGGACGTGCGCGCCATTGAGGCGCTGGAGCAGCTGCTGCTGGACTTTCCCGGCACGGTGCTGCTGGCCAGCCACGACCGGCGGCTGGTGGAGCGGGTGGCGACCCGGCGGCTGGAGCTGGGGGCCTGAGCCGCGCCCGTTACTGCAGGCGATCGCCCTTGGCCAGGTTGTGCGTGGCGCACAGCAACTGGACGTTGGCGGCCGTGTCGGAGGAGCCACCCTTGGCATACGGGAGCACATGGTCAAAGTGCAGGTTGACCGTGCTGCCACACACGACACAGCGGCCACCGTCGCGCTGGTAGACCTCCACCTTGACGTGGGTGGGGATGATGCGCCTCGGTTCGGTGAGGCGGGGCTGGACGTCGCCGGGTTCCTCCTCCGGGGCCAGTTCCAGCCGGAAGACGTAGACGTGGCGCCTTCCGTCATGCTGGAGCGCCGCATCCATCAGGTGAAACAGACCGTTGTAGGCCCAGACCCCCGCCCGCAGCTTCTCGTAGACCCGCACCCGGTCCGGAGGTGTCAGACCATGGCGGGCGCTCATGGCCGCCGCGTAGAACTTCCCATTCTCCGTGGGCCGACCGCCAGGAACCTGTCCCGGCTGATCCACGGTCTTGGGGTCCGGTGCGCCGTGCCTGCGGGGCGCGTCATGTCCCTCGTACAGCAGCACCGTGCCGTCATCTGTCCGCCGGTCCCGGTACGGCGCGCCTGGCTGCAGCGACATCAGGACCACCGAGTGGCCGCCGCGCACCTGGAAATTCATCCCGCGTTGCAGGCTGATGCCTTCGCGCTGACACATCTCGAGATAACTCAGCACCTGATCCGCCATGGACTGACTGTAAAGCCGGCAGGAGTCTGCACCGCCCCACATGTCGCCCGCTATGCTGCGCGGGTGAGTCAGGTGCTGGTGCAATTGCAGGAGGTGACGGTACGGCGGGGAGAGCAGCGCGTCGGTCCTTTCACATTCGAGCTGTGTGTGGGAGACGCCTGGCTGCTGACCGGGCCCAACGGAGGCGGCAAAAGCACGCTGCTGGGGCTGCTGGCCGGCACGCTCAGTCCCGCCAGTGGCGAGCGCCGCTACTTTCTGGACGGCCAGTGGCGCACCTCGGCCGTGCGGGCCAGGCGGGCCTTGGCCACGGTCAGCCCGGACCAGGAGGCGTGGTTTCTGACCCGCGACTGGGTGCAGACGGTGCAGGACGTGCTGCTGGCCGCCTGGGAGGGCGACACGTTGCGGCTGTGGGAGCCGGACGCGGCGGCGCTGGCACGGCTGTCGGAAGTGGTGGATCTGACAGGCGTAGCCCCGTTGCTGCAGCGCGACTTCCGGACCCTCTCGCACGGGCAGCGCCGGCGGGTGCTGCTGGCGCGCGCCTTGATGCCGCACCCTCTGGCCCTGCTGCTGGATGAGTTCACCGATGGCCTGTCCCCCGCGGCCCGCGCGGAGCTGGGGGCCCTGCTGGAGCAGGTGGCGGCGCGCGGTGTGGCGCTGGTGCTGGCCACCCACCACCCCCGGGAGGCCCCAGCCCTGGCGTGGCGGACACTGGAGCTGGGCGGGGCAGGGGAGGCTACGCCGGAGGCAGCCCGGGCGCGCCGCCTCCCGACCCCAGCTGCCCCGGTCCTGGGCTCGCCGCTGGTGACGCTTGATCAGGTGTCGGTGTACCGCAACGGCCACCACGCCCTGGGGCCGCTCAGCTGGCAGTGGCGTGAGGGGCAGCACTGGCTGGTGACCGGCGCGAACGGGGCCGGCAAGAGCACCCTGGCGCGGCTGGTGGCCGGAGACTTCTTCCCGGCGCGGGGCGGCACGGTGCAGCGGCACTTCCTGCCGCGCGACCTGCTGAGCGAGCGGCGGCGGCACATCGGCATCGTGGGGGCGGAGCTGGGCATCCGGGGCCGGCGTGGCTGGACCGGCGAGCAGGTGATCGCCTCGGCGTTCGGCGGCACCGAGGGTTTCGCGGAGCCGGTCACGCCAGAGCAGCAGCAGCGGGTGGAGCAGGTGGCCGCCGACCTGGGGGTGCTCCCATTGCTGGCCAGATCGGCTGACACGCTCTCCCAGGGCCAGCTGGGCCGGCTGCTGCTGGCCCGCGCGGTGGTGCACCGGCCGCGCCTGCTGATTCTGGACGAGGGACTGAACTTTCTGGACCGCTCGGCGCAGCGGCGTCTGCAGGCCCTGCTGCCGGACCTGATGGCCGGCGGCACCCACCTGATGGTGATTGCGCACCGGGACAGCGACGTGGTGCCGGGGCTGACCGACCACCTGCAGCTGGAGGCCGGTCAGGTGGTCGGTGCACAGATGAAGCCGCTCGGAAGGGTCTGAGGCCCAAACCCGCCGAGTCCAGGTCAGACTGAAGCCCATGCAGTACATCGGACTGGACCTGGCGTGGTCGTCCAAGAATCCCACCGGAGCCGCCGTACTGAGCGGCGACCGTACCGGAGCCGTGCTGACCGAAACCCGGCTGCTGGGCAGCGACGACGAGGTGCTGGACTTCGTGGCGGCTCAGGCGCCGGCCGGGCCGTGCCTGATCGCGGTGGACGCGCCGCTGGCGGTGCCGAACCTGACGGCCCAGCGGCCGGGAGAGCTGGCGCTGGCCCGGGTGTTCGGGGGTTATCAGGCGGGGGCGCACCCGGCCAACCGCGAGCACCTCACCCGCTACAACGGTGGCCAGATCCGGGGCGAGGTGCTGGTGGAGCGGCTGGCCCGGCTGGGCTTCGTCCACGACCCGGCCCAGGTGCAGCAGGACGAGCCCAGGGCCGTGGTGGAGGTCTACCCGCACCCGGCCATGGTGGCGCTGTTCGGGCTGACCCGGACCCTGAAATACAAACGCAAGCGGCAGGAGCTGGCCCGGATGCACGAGGACTGGGCGACGTACCACACCCACCTGGCCCGGCTGGACCGCGCCGAGCCGCCACTGAGCGGGCTGGAGCCGCTGCTGGCCCACGACCCGGCCGCCCTGAAGGGCCGCCAGCTCAAGAATCACGAGGATCAGGTGGACGCCGTGATGTGCGCCTACATCGCCCTGTACGCCCACCGCTTCCCGGAGCGCTGCGAGCTGTTCGGAACGCTGGACGCCGGCTACATCCTGACCCCGACCCTGAAAGAGCGCTGGAGGGTAAAGGTCTCATAAAGCCCCTGGGCGCACAACCTTGCGTTGCCCCACGCTGAGGCCCGCAAAGCGGCTGTTAGATTGGCCGAATGGAATACAGGAACCTGGGCAGGAGCGGGTTGAGGGTCAGTGAAGTGTCGCTGGGCGGCTGGGTCACCTTCGGGCACAGCGTCAACGACCAGCAGATGGTGCGCGACATCGTCCTGAAGGCCTACGAGCAGGGCGTGAACTTCTTCGATCAGGCCGACGTGTATGCGCGCGGCAAGAGCGAGGAGATGATGGGCGCGGTGCTGCGTGAGCTGCCGCGCCACACCCTGGTCATCAGCAGCAAGGTCTACTGGCCGATGAGCGACGACGTCAACGACCGGGGCCTGAGCCGCAAGCACATCCTGGAGAGCATCGACAAGAGCCTGAGGCGCCTGGGCACCGACTACCTCGACATCTACTTCGCGCACCGCTATGACGACACGGTGCCGATGGAGGAGATCGTGATGGCCTTCGATCAGGTGGTGCGCAGTGGCAAGGCCATGTACTGGGGCACCAGCATGTGGCCGGCGGCGCGCATCGCCCAGGCGGTGGAGTTTGCCAGAGCCCACGGCCTGCACGCCCCGGTCACCGAGCAGCCGGAGTACAGCATGATCCGCCGCGAGCGCGTGGAGAAGGAGATCCTGCCATACACCGAGCCGGCGGGCGTGGGTCTGGTGGTCTGGAGTCCGCTGGCCGAGGGGCTGCTGACCGGTAAGTACGACGACGGCAAGCCCGCCGGGGCACGCCTGACCGAGAACAGCAACTCGGGCAAGAGCTTCCTGACCGATCAGAACATCCAGCGGGTCCGCAACCTCAAGCCGGTGGCCGACGACCTGGGCATCACCCGCGCCCAGCTGGCGCTGGCCTGGATTCTGCGGCAGCCGGGCGTGAGCAGCGTCATCACCGGCGCCACCCGCGTGCAGCAGATCGAGGACACGGTCAAGGCGGCCGGCGTGCACCTCAGCAGTGACGTGGTGGCCCGCATCGAAGAGATCCTGTCGTAACCGTTCCGGCCGGGCCGGTCCGCTTCATGAGGAGCGGCCGGCCCCGCTGCTTTAGAGTGTGGGAGACCCATGACGCGATCACCAGCCCCAGCACCGGCCATCTTTACCGAGCATCTGCGCAAGGTCTACAAGGGCCGAGCGGTGGTTCAGGACCTGTCGCTCACCGTGGGCGAAGGCGAGGTTTTCGGCTTTCTGGGGCCCAACGGCGCTGGCAAGAGCACCACCGTCAAGATGCTGCTGGGACTGGTGATGCCCACCAGCGGCGAGGTGCGGGTGCTGGGCGGCTCGCCGCAGGACCCGGAAATCCGCCGACAGCTGGGCTTCCTGCCAGAACAGTTCCGCTTTCAGAACTGGATGACCGCCCAGGAGTTCCTGCAGTTCCATGCCCGGCTGGCCGGCATGCCGCACGACGCGGCGCAGCGGCGCATTCCGGAGGTGCTGGAACTGGTGGGGCTGGGCGGCCGCGGCGGCGAAACCCTGAACGGCTACAGCAAGGGCATGCTGCAGCGTGCCGGGCTGGCCCAGGCGATTCTGGCGCGGCCCCGGCTGGTGTTTCTGGACGAGCCGACCAGCGCCCTGGACCCGATCGGGCGGGTGGAAGTGCGCGAGATCATCACGGCGCTCAAGGCCGAGGGCGTGGCGGTGTTCCTGAATTCCCACCTGCTGAGCGAGGTGGAACAGGTCTGCGATCACGTGGCCTTCGTGAACCGGGGTGAGGTGCTGCGCCAGGGCTCGGTGCGGACATTGCTGGGGGCCGAGCTGCAGGTGGAGGTGCGGGTGTCACAGCTGAGCCCGGGCCTGCTGCAGCGGCTGGGCCAGCTGGGCAGCGTGCAGGTGCTGGAGCCGGCCGAAGGCCAGTGGCCCGGCCTGCATCTGGTGGTGCCGGGCGAGGCGGCGGTGCCGCAGGTGGCCCGGCTGGTGGCCGAGGCGGGCGCGGACCTGTACGCGCTCAATCCCCACCACAACGATCTGGAAAGCCTGTTTCTAAACCTGATTGAGCATGCCGGAGAAGCGCAGGCGCGGCCGGAGCCGGTGGCCGCCGCGTCCGGCAGAGGAGGCCGCTGATGAGGAACGCCCTGCTGGTGGCGGAGCTGAGCCTGAGAGAGGCGCTGAGAAAGCGGCTGGTGCTGCTGCTGGTGGTGCTGTCGGCCCTGTTTATCGGCTTCTACCTGTACGGCGTGTGGCGGCTGCAGGGCACGCTGGACGCCCGCGCCGTCGAGGCCGGACTCACGACCGGCCCGCGCCGGGGCCTGGGCGGGCTGCCGGTGGCCAGCGTGACGCTGTTCGGCATGTATCTGGTGTACTTCCTGGGGTCGCTGATGAGCGTGCTGAGCACGGTGGGCGCCGTCAGCGGCGACATCGAGAGCGGGGTGATGCAGAGCATTGTGTCGCGTCCGGTGACGCGTCCGGAGCTGGTGCTGGGCCGCTGGCTGGGCTTCACGCTGGTGAACGTCCTGTATGTGGCGCTGCTGTCGGTGGCGCTGCTGGTGGGGGTCTGGGTCATCACCGGGTTCTCGCCGCCGCAGCCGGTGCAGGCCACCCTGCTGATCCTGCTGGGCGTGGCGCTGCTGAGCAGCCTGACGGTGCTGGGCAGCACCTTCTTCACCACGCTGTCCAACGGCATCGGGGTGTTCGTGTTCTACGGCCTGGGCTTTACCGGCGGCACCCTCAACAGCATCGCCCAGATCGCCGACACGCCGGTGCTGAGCACGCTGGGCCGCGCGGCCAACATCGTGATGCCCACCAACGCGCTGTGGCTGGGCGCCAGTTACGCGCTCCAGCCGGACTTTCTGCGCCAGATCAGCTCGGCTGCCCGGGGCGCCAATCCCTTCGTGAGCGCCTTTCCCGTGCCGTGGGGCATGGTGGTCTGGACCGGGGTGTACGCCTTGCTGGCGCTGCTGCTGGGCATGTGGAACTTCCGTCGCCGCGACCTGTAACGCAGGCGGTATGGAAAGCGGGCGTCCAGTTCACTGGACGCCCGCTTCCTGATGTCGTTACTGCTTGTTGGCCAGCGGGTCCGGGTCCCGGGTGGACATCTCGCCCTCGTGCAGCTCGTTCGGGTGGCGGTACAGCCGGTCGCGTTCCGCGTCGTTCCCGACCCCCACCGCCGCGTCATGGACCGGCGGCTTCGCGTCGGTATGCTCCATGGTCGGGTCCGGGGTCTGGGGGGCGTCCGGGCTGCGTCCGGCGGTCTTGGTGGGGTCGGGGTCCGTCATGCGGCTGGCCTCCTTCTGCTGCCAGACGCTCAGCGCAGTGCTGGCGTCGGCCGGGGGAACGGGGGAGAGGACGGTAATGCTCGGCGGCGGCACATGCGGGCCGGGGCTGACCGGGTCGGGAGCGAGCGGCTCGTTCAGTTCACTCAGCAGCTGTTCGCGCGCCGAGATCTCCTGATCCAGCCGGCTGATGTCCAGCCGGATCTCCTCCAGTACGCTCACCTCGGCATTGCCGTGGTACGCCCGGCCCAGCCGGGCATACAGCGCGTCCATCTCGCGGCCCAGCTGGAAGATCTCCACCCGCAGCCGGGCCGCCTGCGCGACCTCCTCGCCGCGCCGCTGCGCTCGCAGGGCGCCGCGCCGCAGCGTGTTCACAATGCTGTCAATCATGCGGGTATTGTCCGGCCAGCTCGGATGGGCGGGGTGAAGGCCGGTTCAGCTCGTCTTTACGCCGCTCGGCATCGAGGCGCTGTTCCTCCGCCTGCGCCGCCTGCAGCTCGGCCAGCCGGTGCAGGCGGTCGCTCAGCTCGCCGCGCAGCTCGTCCAGCCCCAGCCCCCTGGCAGCGCTGACCGGCAGGCCGTGCAGCCGCTCCACCTCACGGGCCAGCGTCTCGGGGTCAGCGGCGTCGGCCTTGTTGAGCGCCACCACCTCCGGCATGTCCTGCAGCTCCAGGTCGCTCAGGATGCGACGCACGGCCTCGTAGCGGGTGTCGGCGCCCGGCTGGGCACCGTCCACCACGTGCAGCAGCAGGTCGGCGTCGCCGATCTCCTCCAGGGTGGACCGGAAGGCGCGGCTCAGGTCGTGCGGCAGGTCGCGGATGAAGCCCACCGTGTCGGTGTAGATCACCGGCCCCACGCCCTCCAGGTAGCCCTGACGGCTGGTGGGCCGCAGCGTGGCGAACAGCTTGTTCTCGGCCAGCACCTTCCGCGGTTCCTCGGCGGCGTGGGTGAAGCTGTTGAGCAGCGTGCTCTTGCCGGCGTTGGTGTAGCCCACGATGCTCACCACCGGCACGTCGTTGCGGCTGCGGGTCTTGCGGCGTTCCTCGCGGCGCACCGAGACCTGTTCCAGCTGCTTTTCCAGGAAGCTGATGCGGTCGTTGATGCGGCGGCGGTCCAGCTCCAGCTTGGTCTCGCCGGGGCCGCGCGTGCCGATGGCGCCGCCCGCCGCGCTGCCGGCCGAACCGCCGATGCGCGAGAGCCGCGCGCCCGCGCCCAGCAGCCGGGGCTTCATGTAGCGCAGCTGCGCCAGTTCCACCTGCAGCCGCGACTCCACGCCCTGGGCGTGCAGCGCGAAGATGTCCAGGATCAGCTGGGTGCGGTCAATGACCTTCAGCCCGGTGACCTCCTCAATCTCGCGCGCCTGGGCGGCGCCCAGTTCCTGCCCGAACACCAGCGTCTGGGCGTCCAGGTGGTAGGCGCGGCTGGTCAGTTCCTCCAGCTTGCCCACGCCCACCAGCGTGCCGGGCTTCAGGTGCCGGCGGGCCACCAGCTCCTGATACACCACCTCGGCCCCGGCGGTACGGGCCAGTTCCCTGAGTTCCTCCAGGCGCTCCTCGGCGTCCACCTCCCCCCGGTCAATCTGCACCAGAATGGCGCGCTCCTTGTCCGGCTGGGCCTCACGCACCCGCGCGGCCCGCGCGATCTCTTCTTCCAGCGCCCGCACCTGGGCGCCCAGATCAAAGTCCTCAATGTCGTAGGCGCTGCGCGGCGGCAGAATGCGCCAGTCCTCTTCCTCGCCCACCGTGCCGGGGGGGGTCAGGTGTGCCACGTGCACGCTGCCCGGCAGGCCGTCCGGCCGCACCTCCACCGCCGCCACCGCGTCCAGGCGGTTCAGGAACAGTGTGGACAGGTCGCCCTTGCTCAGCGGGCCGCCCTTGGGATGGGTGTGCAGCAGGTGGAAGCCCGACAGGCGCTCCTCGCCGCGCCGGATCGGGGGCAGCTCGGCGGCCTTGGCGTCGGCCACGCTGACGCTCAGCACCCGTCCCCGGCGGTCGATCAGCAGGCTGATCTCGCGGCGCAGCTCATGGCTGAGCTCGGTGAGGTTGCGGGCCAGTTCCGGACTGCTGACGGTCCCGGGCGCCAGACGGCGGCGGTACAGGTTGCTCAGGCTCTTGAGCTGGGCCGGACGCAGACCGGAGGTGTTGCCATGTACTTTTTCGATGGTCTGTACACTCCTCGGATGAATGTTCCTGTTTCTGAAAACGCCGCAGCTCCCGGAACGGTTCCGGGCGGCGAATTCAGCCTCTGATAGAGGTATTTTACTGCCGAGAGTCACGGGCAACCGTGACGGTTCACTTCAGGCGCATACACCAATGGTGCCATGGTGTGGCCCTGGCCTGCATCGGTCAGGTGGCCTAGCCGGACCTACAGAAACACGCGGCGCCCTAACTGGGGCGCCGCGCCGGAGAGGGGAGAATATTCCTTTTATTCCTTGACGCCGCCCGCCACCGCGCCGCCCACAAAGTAGCGCTGGAAGCCGTAGAACAGCGCCACGATCGGCAGGGCGCCCAGGGTGGCCGCCGCCGCGAAGATGCCCCACTTGGTGGACAGCTGCCCGGAGGTGAAGGAGCGCAGCATCACGCCCACCGTCCACTTCTCCACGCCGGTCAGCAGCACGTTGGCCAGGATGAACTCGGCGTAGGTGCCGATGAACTGGTTCAGGAAGATGAACACCAGCATGCTGCCGGACAGCGGCAGCACCACGCGGGTGAAGGCGGTCCAGCGGGTGGCGCCGTCCACCAGCGCGGCCTCCTCCAGGCTCTCCGGCAGGCTCTCCACGTAGCCCTTGTAGATCCAGGTGTTGAAGGCGATGGCGCCGCCCGAGTACGCCAGGATCAGGCCGGTGAAGCTGTTGGTCAGCCCCAGGGTGAACAGCAGGGTATAGATGGCCACCAGCGCCAGGAACACCGGGAACATCTGCACGAAGATGAAGAACAGCAGCGTCTGGAAGCGGCCCGGGAAGCGCAGTCGCGCCATGGCGTAGCCGGCGGTGGTGGACAGCAGGATGGCCAGCAGGCCGGTCATGCCCGACACCACCAGCGTGTTGCGCACCGACAGCAGGAACTTGCTCTCGTTGCCCTGGCCCTGGAACTGCGCCGGCGTGATGAAGATGGCCAGCACCACCAGCGCCGCAATCAGCAGCCGGGTGGCCCAGCTGCGCGGACGCTCCAGGCCGGTGGCGTCGCCGCGCGCACGCTCCATCAGCACCATCACCAGCAGGCCGCCCAGGGCCACGCCGCCCAGCACCGCCACAGCGATCTGCCACGCGGGAATGGTGACGCCGTCAAAGAGCTTGCCGAAGTTTTCCCAGGTCAGGCCGCTCAGCCGCGGCAGCAGGCCCGAGCGGTACAGAATGTTCGGGTTCGAGAAATCCGGGAACGCGAACAGGCTGTTCTTGGGATCGAAGGCGGCCAGCAGCACGTAGAACAGCGGGTAGATGGCGACCAGCACCACCAGGATCAGGAACAGGTGCGTGAGCTGGTCGCCCAGCACCTCCCAGTACTTGATGCGGCGGCCGGTGACGCGCTGCCCGTAGCGCTGGCCCACCAGACTGGTCAGCGACAGCACCCCGGCGGCAGCCAGCAGGAACAGCAGGAAGCGGATCCAGCCGCCCTTGACGGTGTAGATGGTGAAGCTGGGCGGGCGGCCCTGCATGCTGTGGACCAGCACGGAGCCCAGGTAGATGAGCGCCAGCACGATCACGGCCGTGACGATCCACGGCACCGCCTTGCGCAGCGCGGACGGCTCGCGGTGAATGTAGACCTGGGAGGTGTCGTGGGTGTCGGTGCTCGGCTGTGCGGTCATCGCCTCGCCTCCTCAAAGACGCCAGCGGCGCGGAAGTTGACCAGACTGATGGCCAGGGTCAGGAAGAACACGATCATGGCGATGGCGCTGGCCAGCGCGTAGTTCTGGCCACCGCTGCTGGCA encodes:
- a CDS encoding ABC transporter permease produces the protein MRNALLVAELSLREALRKRLVLLLVVLSALFIGFYLYGVWRLQGTLDARAVEAGLTTGPRRGLGGLPVASVTLFGMYLVYFLGSLMSVLSTVGAVSGDIESGVMQSIVSRPVTRPELVLGRWLGFTLVNVLYVALLSVALLVGVWVITGFSPPQPVQATLLILLGVALLSSLTVLGSTFFTTLSNGIGVFVFYGLGFTGGTLNSIAQIADTPVLSTLGRAANIVMPTNALWLGASYALQPDFLRQISSAARGANPFVSAFPVPWGMVVWTGVYALLALLLGMWNFRRRDL
- the hflX gene encoding GTPase HflX, with product MEKVHGNTSGLRPAQLKSLSNLYRRRLAPGTVSSPELARNLTELSHELRREISLLIDRRGRVLSVSVADAKAAELPPIRRGEERLSGFHLLHTHPKGGPLSKGDLSTLFLNRLDAVAAVEVRPDGLPGSVHVAHLTPPGTVGEEEDWRILPPRSAYDIEDFDLGAQVRALEEEIARAARVREAQPDKERAILVQIDRGEVDAEERLEELRELARTAGAEVVYQELVARRHLKPGTLVGVGKLEELTSRAYHLDAQTLVFGQELGAAQAREIEEVTGLKVIDRTQLILDIFALHAQGVESRLQVELAQLRYMKPRLLGAGARLSRIGGSAGSAAGGAIGTRGPGETKLELDRRRINDRISFLEKQLEQVSVRREERRKTRSRNDVPVVSIVGYTNAGKSTLLNSFTHAAEEPRKVLAENKLFATLRPTSRQGYLEGVGPVIYTDTVGFIRDLPHDLSRAFRSTLEEIGDADLLLHVVDGAQPGADTRYEAVRRILSDLELQDMPEVVALNKADAADPETLAREVERLHGLPVSAARGLGLDELRGELSDRLHRLAELQAAQAEEQRLDAERRKDELNRPSPRPSELAGQYPHD
- a CDS encoding sugar ABC transporter permease; translated protein: MTAQPSTDTHDTSQVYIHREPSALRKAVPWIVTAVIVLALIYLGSVLVHSMQGRPPSFTIYTVKGGWIRFLLFLLAAAGVLSLTSLVGQRYGQRVTGRRIKYWEVLGDQLTHLFLILVVLVAIYPLFYVLLAAFDPKNSLFAFPDFSNPNILYRSGLLPRLSGLTWENFGKLFDGVTIPAWQIAVAVLGGVALGGLLVMVLMERARGDATGLERPRSWATRLLIAALVVLAIFITPAQFQGQGNESKFLLSVRNTLVVSGMTGLLAILLSTTAGYAMARLRFPGRFQTLLFFIFVQMFPVFLALVAIYTLLFTLGLTNSFTGLILAYSGGAIAFNTWIYKGYVESLPESLEEAALVDGATRWTAFTRVVLPLSGSMLVFIFLNQFIGTYAEFILANVLLTGVEKWTVGVMLRSFTSGQLSTKWGIFAAAATLGALPIVALFYGFQRYFVGGAVAGGVKE